Proteins from a genomic interval of Streptomyces sp. NBC_01445:
- a CDS encoding ATP-binding protein, with product MTLPTSSPPASAPALATTVPRREYWFGLPALRTSARSARDTVRDRLRAWKVPGDTCCDAVLLVSELTTNAVLHTDSGHVLCGLTLTSDERCLRIELHDDGRTPVRPPEHHAGPGEENGRGLFLVQQLADRWGSARSTRAEGKVVWAELTAHS from the coding sequence GTGACTCTGCCCACGTCCTCACCTCCGGCCTCGGCCCCCGCCTTAGCCACGACCGTGCCTCGTCGGGAGTACTGGTTCGGCCTGCCCGCCCTGCGCACCAGCGCGAGATCCGCCCGCGACACCGTGCGCGACCGGCTCCGTGCCTGGAAGGTGCCCGGCGACACATGCTGCGACGCGGTGCTGCTGGTCTCCGAGCTGACCACGAACGCTGTACTCCACACCGACAGCGGTCATGTCCTGTGTGGCCTCACGCTGACCAGCGACGAGCGGTGCCTGCGCATCGAACTCCACGACGACGGCCGCACCCCGGTCCGCCCGCCCGAGCACCACGCCGGCCCCGGCGAGGAGAACGGGCGAGGCCTGTTCCTCGTCCAGCAACTCGCGGACCGCTGGGGCTCCGCACGCTCGACGCGGGCCGAAGGCAAGGTCGTCTGGGCAGAGTTGACGGCTCACTCCTGA
- a CDS encoding carboxyl transferase domain-containing protein, whose amino-acid sequence MAVLRSHISPSSEVFRRNSAAYGALREQIAAARAAATAGGGAAAQARHAARGKLTARERVTRLLDPGTPFLEIGQLAAHEVYEQAVPSAGIITGVGMVEGRPTVVFANDATVKGGTYYPLTVRKHLRAQQVARENGLACIYLVDSGGVFLPMQEDIFPDENHFGKIFRNIAEMSAMGLPQIAAVMGSCTAGGAYIPAMCDETVIVRGNGSIFLGGPQLVRAATGVIVDAETLGGADLHTATSGVADHLALDDEHALTLVREIAARSGTGTPAAPPEIPAEPLYDPAELPGIVSANPREPIPAREILARLLDGSEFTEYRARFGTTIVCGTGRIGGYPVGVLINDGVLFSESAQKSANFIELCSQRGIPLLFLHNINGFMVGAEYEAGGIAKHGAKMVNAASCAAVPKFSMLIGGSYGAGNLAMCGRSIGPQLMAMWPNAKTSVVGGEQAATVLALIKNEQLAKEGRSLTAEEEEAFKKPIRDNYDREGQPLYVAARLWVDAVVDPADTREWLTLSLALAAAAPQRETRFGVFRM is encoded by the coding sequence ATGGCGGTTCTGCGTTCCCACATCAGCCCTTCCAGCGAGGTGTTCCGCCGCAACAGTGCGGCCTACGGAGCGCTGCGCGAGCAGATCGCGGCGGCCCGCGCCGCCGCGACGGCCGGCGGCGGCGCCGCGGCGCAGGCCCGGCACGCCGCGCGCGGCAAGCTCACCGCCCGGGAGCGGGTGACCCGGCTGCTCGACCCGGGAACCCCGTTCCTGGAGATCGGCCAGCTCGCCGCGCACGAGGTGTACGAGCAGGCCGTGCCGTCGGCGGGCATCATCACCGGCGTCGGCATGGTGGAGGGCCGGCCCACGGTCGTGTTCGCCAACGACGCGACCGTGAAGGGCGGTACGTACTACCCGCTCACCGTCCGCAAGCACCTGCGCGCCCAACAGGTCGCCCGCGAGAACGGGCTGGCCTGCATCTACCTGGTCGACTCCGGAGGCGTCTTCCTGCCGATGCAGGAGGACATCTTCCCGGACGAGAACCACTTCGGAAAGATCTTCCGCAACATCGCGGAGATGTCCGCGATGGGCCTGCCGCAGATCGCGGCCGTGATGGGCTCGTGCACCGCCGGCGGCGCGTACATCCCGGCGATGTGCGACGAGACCGTGATCGTACGGGGCAACGGGTCGATCTTCCTGGGCGGTCCGCAGCTGGTGCGGGCGGCGACCGGCGTGATCGTCGATGCCGAGACCCTCGGCGGGGCCGACCTGCACACCGCGACCAGCGGCGTCGCCGACCACCTCGCCCTCGACGACGAGCACGCCCTCACCCTGGTCCGGGAGATCGCCGCCCGAAGCGGCACGGGAACCCCGGCCGCACCGCCCGAGATACCGGCGGAGCCGCTGTACGACCCCGCCGAACTGCCGGGCATCGTCAGCGCCAACCCGCGTGAGCCGATCCCGGCCCGGGAGATCCTCGCCCGGCTTCTGGACGGCAGCGAATTCACCGAGTACCGCGCCCGGTTCGGGACGACGATCGTGTGCGGCACCGGCCGGATCGGCGGCTACCCGGTGGGCGTCCTGATCAACGACGGCGTGCTCTTCTCCGAGAGCGCCCAGAAGTCCGCGAACTTCATCGAACTGTGCTCGCAGCGCGGGATCCCGCTGCTCTTCCTGCACAACATCAACGGGTTCATGGTCGGTGCCGAGTACGAGGCGGGCGGCATCGCCAAGCACGGCGCCAAGATGGTGAACGCCGCGTCCTGCGCCGCCGTCCCGAAGTTCAGCATGCTGATCGGCGGCAGCTACGGCGCGGGCAACCTCGCCATGTGCGGCCGCTCGATCGGCCCGCAGCTGATGGCCATGTGGCCCAACGCCAAGACATCCGTGGTCGGCGGAGAGCAGGCCGCGACCGTTCTGGCGCTGATCAAGAACGAGCAACTGGCCAAGGAAGGCCGCTCGTTGACCGCGGAAGAGGAAGAGGCTTTCAAGAAGCCGATCCGGGACAACTACGACCGCGAGGGCCAGCCCCTCTATGTCGCCGCGCGCCTGTGGGTGGACGCCGTGGTCGACCCCGCCGACACCCGTGAATGGCTGACGCTGAGCCTCGCTCTGGCCGCGGCAGCACCGCAACGAGAGACGCGCTTCGGCGTGTTCAGGATGTGA
- a CDS encoding helix-turn-helix transcriptional regulator, with protein MQRENFTDRPGLGHLPDEEVGLAVLLRAWRARAGRKLGLGKPLPQVEVAAAVGMSERWYRDLERGATPRLDARTLTALAGALRLCADERATLFLFAAGGEPFPAVSPADGVDLAPLRRLLDLQPTQPAYLTDNAWNVLAHNEAMAEWFPWVQVPGANLIRWGLTDPEARQQLADWPRHGRAYLAMLRYAMAQYPGHPELAEILLTALADPECRRIWDDGPVIIANRDGHTFRLSIPRFAPHAVDVVTQVLHPVGHPGLRLTFLSLLPESDVETDADRLDG; from the coding sequence ATGCAGCGCGAAAACTTCACAGACCGACCCGGCCTCGGGCATCTGCCAGACGAAGAGGTGGGGCTCGCGGTGCTCCTACGGGCGTGGCGGGCGCGAGCGGGCCGCAAGCTGGGCCTCGGCAAACCGCTTCCGCAGGTGGAGGTCGCCGCCGCGGTCGGCATGAGCGAACGCTGGTACCGGGACCTCGAACGCGGTGCGACGCCCCGCCTGGACGCACGGACCCTGACCGCGCTGGCGGGCGCGCTGCGGCTGTGCGCGGACGAGCGGGCGACCCTGTTCCTCTTCGCTGCCGGCGGGGAGCCCTTCCCCGCCGTCTCGCCTGCCGACGGCGTCGATCTGGCACCGCTGCGGCGCCTGCTCGACCTGCAGCCCACGCAGCCCGCCTATCTCACCGACAACGCGTGGAACGTGCTCGCCCACAACGAGGCCATGGCCGAGTGGTTCCCGTGGGTGCAGGTCCCCGGCGCGAACCTGATCCGCTGGGGGCTGACCGACCCCGAGGCCCGGCAGCAGCTGGCCGACTGGCCGCGGCACGGGCGGGCCTATCTCGCGATGCTGCGCTACGCCATGGCGCAGTACCCGGGGCACCCCGAGCTCGCGGAGATCCTGCTGACGGCACTCGCCGACCCCGAGTGCCGGCGGATCTGGGACGACGGTCCGGTCATCATCGCCAACCGGGACGGGCACACGTTCCGTCTGAGCATCCCCCGCTTCGCTCCGCACGCCGTCGACGTCGTCACCCAGGTACTGCATCCCGTCGGCCATCCCGGACTTCGGCTCACCTTCCTCAGCCTGCTGCCGGAGTCCGACGTAGAAACCGACGCCGACCGCCTGGACGGCTGA
- a CDS encoding SAM-dependent methyltransferase, which produces MTTRQAGRDLDTSKAHSARMYDYFLGGKDHFEIDKEAALVAAQAHPGIYVTARENRAFMHRATRVLAQEHGIRQWLDIGTGVPTEPNLHQVAQSVALDARVVYADNDPLVLKYAERLMRSTTQGRTAYIEADVTDPDALMSAVEASEVLDFDQPIALSLNALMHFITDPHDPYAIIRRLLDPLPAGSALAMNHCTPDFDPDTWNKVAEVYTKSGSPVQFRSHNDVRRFFDGLDLIEPGIICCHRWRPAGPADGTEPADAEISLLAGVGIKR; this is translated from the coding sequence ATGACCACCAGGCAGGCCGGCCGGGACCTCGACACGAGCAAGGCGCACTCGGCCCGGATGTACGACTACTTCCTCGGCGGCAAGGACCACTTCGAGATCGACAAGGAGGCGGCCCTCGTGGCCGCCCAGGCCCACCCCGGCATCTACGTGACCGCCCGCGAGAACCGGGCGTTCATGCACCGGGCCACCCGTGTGCTGGCGCAGGAGCACGGCATCCGCCAGTGGCTGGACATCGGCACGGGCGTCCCGACCGAGCCCAACCTGCACCAGGTCGCCCAGTCCGTCGCGCTCGATGCCCGCGTCGTGTACGCCGACAACGATCCCCTCGTCCTCAAGTACGCCGAACGCCTCATGCGCAGCACGACGCAGGGACGCACGGCCTACATCGAGGCCGACGTCACCGACCCCGATGCGTTGATGAGCGCCGTGGAAGCCTCGGAGGTCCTGGACTTCGACCAGCCCATCGCCCTCTCCCTCAACGCGCTGATGCACTTCATCACCGACCCGCACGACCCGTACGCCATCATCCGCCGGCTGCTCGACCCGCTCCCGGCGGGCAGCGCCCTCGCCATGAACCACTGCACGCCCGACTTCGACCCCGACACCTGGAACAAGGTCGCGGAGGTCTACACCAAGTCCGGGTCTCCGGTGCAGTTCCGTTCGCACAACGACGTCCGCCGATTCTTCGACGGGCTCGACCTGATCGAACCCGGCATCATCTGCTGCCACCGCTGGCGGCCCGCCGGTCCCGCCGACGGGACGGAGCCCGCGGACGCCGAGATCAGCCTGTTGGCGGGCGTGGGCATCAAGCGCTGA
- a CDS encoding PucR family transcriptional regulator, producing the protein MTERGQAIPEEYLDGFAAMLADAGATGRRLNRDELASRRDLGERAAEAGLGLRALVGAHLTFARTHVGGGVTLDSVLGALEQAVDAFAEGYERAQRMAVRQEEAARREFIDDLLYGRSDLGLLAQRAERFGLRLSYAHAVAVAQGEVAYDAGDAVPRDVERALISRFGDRSILLTTKDGRLICIAPGDQDEVLAFFAKQAYAATDGGRVAIGRAQPGPGGVVQSYEEALGALELAERLEFDVPVLRSADLLVYPVLTRDRQAMADLVTTTLGPLRKARGGAGPLIETLAVYFDSGCVAAEAARRLSLSVRAMTYRLERIHKLTGADPADPVHRYTLQTAVIGARLLDWPAQPL; encoded by the coding sequence ATGACCGAGCGCGGGCAGGCCATACCGGAGGAGTACCTCGACGGTTTCGCCGCCATGCTTGCCGACGCCGGTGCGACCGGGCGCCGACTGAACCGCGACGAACTCGCCTCGCGGCGTGATCTGGGAGAGCGGGCGGCGGAGGCCGGCCTGGGACTGCGTGCCCTGGTCGGCGCGCATCTGACGTTCGCCCGTACGCACGTGGGTGGCGGTGTCACGTTGGACAGCGTGCTCGGCGCGCTGGAACAGGCCGTCGACGCCTTCGCCGAGGGCTACGAGCGCGCCCAGCGCATGGCCGTGCGCCAAGAGGAGGCGGCTCGCCGGGAGTTCATCGACGACCTGCTGTACGGCCGCAGTGATCTGGGATTGCTCGCCCAGCGCGCGGAACGCTTCGGGCTGCGGCTCTCGTACGCGCACGCCGTGGCGGTGGCGCAGGGCGAGGTCGCGTACGACGCGGGTGATGCCGTGCCGCGGGATGTGGAGCGGGCGCTGATCTCCCGGTTCGGTGACCGGAGCATCCTTCTGACCACCAAGGACGGCCGGTTGATCTGCATCGCGCCGGGCGACCAGGACGAGGTGCTGGCGTTCTTCGCGAAGCAGGCGTACGCGGCCACGGACGGCGGTCGTGTCGCCATCGGCCGCGCCCAGCCGGGTCCCGGCGGCGTCGTCCAGTCGTACGAGGAGGCACTGGGCGCCCTCGAGCTGGCCGAGCGGCTGGAGTTCGACGTCCCCGTCCTGCGCTCGGCCGACCTCCTCGTCTATCCGGTCCTCACCCGCGACCGGCAGGCCATGGCAGACCTGGTCACGACGACGCTCGGTCCGCTCCGCAAGGCGCGTGGGGGCGCCGGACCGCTCATCGAGACTCTTGCCGTCTACTTCGACTCGGGCTGTGTCGCTGCCGAGGCAGCCCGCCGCTTGTCGCTCAGCGTGCGCGCCATGACGTACCGCCTCGAACGCATCCACAAACTCACCGGAGCCGACCCCGCCGACCCCGTCCACCGCTACACGCTGCAGACTGCGGTCATTGGCGCCCGGCTCCTCGACTGGCCTGCTCAGCCGCTGTGA
- a CDS encoding 8-amino-7-oxononanoate synthase family protein produces the protein MNIKKTIGISNDFWNVTADSGMAGIVAENVGAGRYAARADGHEFLNMSSYSYLGLDSHPALIRAAADAVTQNASLNTSVSRMRVHFGILKDAEDALSDLFRVEAVTLASCAAAAWSALPLVASGAFTDGVPPLMVFDKHAHFCLNAMKPSVADEAEVRTIAHNDLDALEELCRTHPNVAYVADGVYSTGGQAPVRELLALQEKYGLFLFFDEAHGVSTCGDQGRGVVLDAMGEINDRTLIITSLNKGFGASGGAIFLGPQGSRHRRDLALRYGGPLTWSQRINTAGLGAIVASAALHRSPELKELQHRLQENIDCFDALVPTANRGDGLPIRFIDIGSEEKTVRIGRALLSAGYYTSALFFPVIARGKAGLRIMLRADMTRTDIENFGRLVNELRSQND, from the coding sequence ATGAACATCAAGAAGACGATAGGGATAAGCAACGACTTCTGGAACGTCACCGCCGACTCCGGGATGGCGGGAATTGTCGCCGAAAACGTCGGAGCCGGGCGCTATGCCGCGCGGGCCGACGGCCACGAGTTCCTGAACATGTCGTCGTACTCGTATCTCGGTCTGGACTCCCATCCGGCGCTGATCCGCGCGGCGGCCGACGCCGTCACCCAGAACGCCTCGCTGAACACCTCGGTCTCCCGGATGCGTGTGCACTTCGGGATTCTCAAGGACGCCGAGGACGCGCTCTCGGACCTGTTCCGGGTCGAGGCGGTCACCCTCGCCTCCTGCGCCGCGGCCGCCTGGTCCGCGCTGCCCCTGGTGGCGTCCGGCGCCTTCACCGACGGCGTACCGCCGCTCATGGTGTTCGACAAGCACGCGCACTTCTGTCTGAACGCGATGAAGCCGAGCGTCGCCGACGAGGCCGAGGTCAGGACCATCGCACACAACGACCTCGACGCCCTGGAAGAGCTCTGCCGCACCCACCCGAACGTCGCCTATGTGGCCGACGGGGTGTACAGCACGGGCGGGCAGGCGCCGGTTCGTGAACTCTTGGCACTGCAGGAGAAGTACGGGCTCTTCCTGTTCTTCGACGAGGCGCACGGGGTGTCGACCTGCGGCGACCAGGGGCGCGGTGTCGTCCTCGACGCCATGGGTGAGATCAACGACCGTACGCTGATCATCACTTCCCTGAACAAGGGCTTCGGCGCGTCCGGCGGCGCGATCTTCCTCGGGCCGCAGGGCTCCCGGCACCGCCGTGATCTCGCCCTGCGCTACGGCGGTCCGCTGACCTGGTCGCAGCGGATCAACACGGCCGGACTCGGGGCGATCGTCGCCTCCGCGGCGCTGCACCGTTCGCCCGAGCTCAAGGAACTCCAGCACCGGCTGCAGGAGAACATCGACTGCTTCGACGCGCTGGTGCCGACCGCCAACCGCGGCGACGGACTGCCCATTCGGTTCATCGACATCGGCTCCGAGGAGAAGACCGTCCGTATCGGTCGGGCCCTCCTTTCCGCGGGCTATTACACCTCTGCCCTCTTCTTCCCCGTCATCGCCCGCGGAAAGGCGGGGCTGCGCATCATGCTCCGCGCGGACATGACGCGTACCGACATTGAGAACTTCGGCCGTCTGGTCAATGAACTGCGGAGCCAGAATGACTGA
- a CDS encoding TetR/AcrR family transcriptional regulator, whose protein sequence is MAATHIDGRVARGNQTRQLVLKRAMQVASVEGLEGLSLGRLAGELKLSKSGVFALFGSKEDLQLATVRAAIKVYLEHVVQPARELPPGINRLWRVCTSWLTYSRERVFPGGCFFYSTSAEYDARAGKVHDTLAAARTNWSTYLEQTIVEAQQTEEIAEDIDVPQLAFELVALLEMANAESVLHDEFTSYDKAATAILNRLRGAATDPSLLPGTIDGQ, encoded by the coding sequence ATGGCAGCGACACACATCGACGGACGGGTCGCCCGCGGGAATCAGACCCGTCAGCTGGTCCTCAAGCGCGCCATGCAGGTCGCATCCGTCGAAGGCCTGGAGGGCCTCTCCCTCGGCCGGCTCGCGGGCGAGCTCAAGCTCAGCAAGAGCGGCGTGTTCGCTCTGTTCGGCTCCAAGGAGGACCTCCAGCTCGCCACGGTGCGTGCGGCGATCAAGGTCTATCTGGAGCATGTGGTCCAGCCCGCCCGTGAACTCCCGCCGGGGATCAACCGGCTGTGGCGCGTGTGCACCAGCTGGCTCACCTACTCGCGCGAGCGCGTCTTCCCCGGCGGCTGCTTCTTCTACTCGACGTCGGCGGAGTACGACGCCCGCGCGGGCAAGGTGCACGACACCCTCGCCGCGGCCCGCACCAACTGGTCCACGTATCTGGAGCAGACCATCGTCGAAGCTCAGCAGACAGAGGAGATCGCGGAGGACATCGATGTCCCCCAGCTCGCCTTCGAACTGGTTGCGCTCCTGGAGATGGCCAACGCCGAGTCCGTCCTGCACGACGAGTTCACCAGCTACGACAAGGCAGCCACGGCCATCCTGAACCGGCTGCGCGGCGCGGCCACCGACCCTTCACTGCTGCCCGGGACCATCGACGGCCAGTGA
- a CDS encoding MFS transporter: MNRRIMALSCLLVFMAQMATTIYLPSLPIVAHDFGMSRSYAALSISAFVIGAAAPVVLWGVAADRFGRRGPLLTSLALFVLTSAAIALIRSPEGLLVLRALQGIGAGGSAIIARILVRDRWSGDELARRLSVLSIAFITAMGGGQFLGGLIGRYAHWEAGFVVLATVGAIAAALTFTVPFESGRTVQRPSEVLRICLTISRQPGFLLPALAGGAGFATIVLLQEVSPFVFQEHFGLATDQYGSLGLLLGAAYFAGAMTVNRLVARAGSGRLMTAGSIVMTASGVLMIALWSVPGLPDTGVLVAFVALYCVTTFGQSVLFPNSMATAVTSQQGHGAYAVSLCGFLQQSMAGVAAAGAALLHADLAWATVAAALGAAAWLLTRIAVPTAVAKEGK, from the coding sequence GTGAACCGGCGCATCATGGCGCTCTCCTGCCTCCTGGTCTTCATGGCCCAGATGGCGACCACCATCTACCTGCCCTCGCTGCCCATCGTGGCGCACGACTTCGGAATGTCCCGCAGTTATGCGGCGCTTTCCATCTCAGCGTTCGTGATCGGCGCCGCAGCTCCGGTGGTCCTGTGGGGCGTGGCGGCGGACCGGTTCGGGCGGCGAGGCCCGCTGCTGACGTCGCTGGCGCTGTTCGTGCTCACCAGCGCGGCGATCGCGCTGATCCGGTCCCCCGAGGGGCTGTTGGTGCTGCGTGCGCTGCAGGGCATCGGCGCCGGAGGCAGCGCGATCATCGCCCGCATCCTGGTGCGTGACCGCTGGAGCGGCGACGAGCTGGCCCGACGTCTCTCGGTGCTGTCGATCGCGTTCATCACGGCGATGGGCGGCGGCCAGTTCCTCGGCGGCCTGATCGGCAGGTACGCGCACTGGGAGGCCGGCTTCGTCGTCCTCGCCACGGTCGGCGCGATCGCGGCGGCCCTGACCTTCACCGTGCCGTTCGAGTCGGGCCGTACCGTGCAGCGGCCGTCGGAGGTGCTGCGCATCTGCCTCACCATCAGCAGGCAGCCCGGATTCCTGCTGCCGGCCCTGGCCGGCGGCGCGGGGTTCGCCACGATCGTGCTGCTGCAGGAGGTCAGCCCGTTCGTCTTCCAGGAGCACTTCGGGCTCGCCACCGACCAGTACGGAAGCCTCGGACTGCTGCTCGGCGCGGCCTACTTCGCCGGCGCGATGACCGTCAACCGGCTGGTGGCCAGGGCCGGTTCGGGCCGTCTGATGACTGCGGGATCGATCGTGATGACCGCGTCCGGCGTGCTGATGATCGCGCTGTGGTCGGTGCCCGGTCTGCCGGACACCGGCGTTCTGGTGGCCTTCGTCGCGCTGTACTGCGTGACCACCTTCGGGCAGTCCGTGCTGTTCCCCAACAGCATGGCCACCGCCGTCACCAGCCAGCAGGGCCACGGCGCCTACGCCGTCTCGCTGTGCGGCTTCCTCCAGCAGTCCATGGCGGGCGTGGCCGCGGCGGGCGCCGCGCTGCTGCACGCCGACCTCGCCTGGGCCACGGTCGCCGCCGCGCTGGGGGCCGCGGCCTGGCTCCTGACCCGGATCGCCGTCCCCACGGCAGTCGCCAAGGAAGGGAAGTGA
- a CDS encoding DUF1259 domain-containing protein — protein sequence MMTGDKQAATSRRRVLTAAALAPVLAGAGPASARAMPDGALVKPLTTTESDWAAVAKALGRSGNLLRGTTYHTPFPRDDLRVVVEGNVVITPELALGAHVAFVRYADGSTMCMGDVAVTERELQRVIDAWQANGITQTALHKHLPTHRPDIWWVHVHGHGHDELALAHGLRAGFDRTGIPPATPSAPPSPVDLDTAAIDAALGAKGSSDGVVYKAVFARRETICDGHLVLPSGLGATSAFIFQPLGNGRAALSGDCVMLAEEVQNVLGALRRGRIKLVELHNHHLTESPRLFFTHFWAVGDAVELAKALRPAVDATNVVPTSGV from the coding sequence ATGATGACTGGAGACAAACAGGCGGCCACGTCTCGGCGACGCGTGCTGACCGCTGCCGCACTGGCACCGGTGCTGGCCGGGGCGGGGCCGGCCAGCGCTCGCGCGATGCCCGACGGGGCGCTGGTCAAGCCGTTGACCACCACCGAGTCGGACTGGGCGGCCGTAGCGAAAGCACTGGGCCGCAGCGGCAACCTGCTGCGCGGGACGACGTACCACACCCCGTTCCCACGCGACGATCTCCGCGTCGTCGTCGAGGGCAACGTCGTCATCACACCGGAGCTCGCACTGGGTGCGCACGTGGCCTTCGTCCGCTACGCCGACGGCAGCACGATGTGCATGGGCGATGTGGCGGTCACCGAGAGGGAACTGCAGCGGGTGATCGACGCCTGGCAGGCGAACGGAATCACGCAGACCGCGCTCCACAAGCATCTGCCCACCCATCGCCCCGACATCTGGTGGGTCCACGTCCACGGACACGGCCATGACGAACTGGCCCTGGCGCACGGCCTGCGCGCGGGATTCGACCGCACCGGCATCCCGCCGGCAACACCGTCCGCCCCGCCGAGCCCCGTCGACCTGGACACTGCCGCAATCGACGCTGCGCTGGGAGCCAAGGGTTCCAGCGACGGCGTGGTCTACAAGGCCGTCTTCGCCCGCCGAGAGACAATCTGCGACGGCCATCTGGTACTGCCCTCCGGTCTGGGCGCGACCAGCGCGTTCATCTTCCAGCCGCTGGGAAACGGCAGGGCAGCGCTCAGCGGCGACTGCGTCATGCTCGCCGAGGAGGTCCAGAACGTACTGGGAGCCTTGCGGCGGGGCAGGATCAAGCTCGTCGAGCTGCACAACCACCACTTGACGGAGAGCCCCCGCCTGTTCTTCACCCATTTCTGGGCCGTGGGCGACGCCGTCGAGCTCGCCAAAGCGCTGCGCCCCGCAGTGGATGCCACCAACGTGGTGCCGACCAGCGGAGTATGA
- a CDS encoding helix-turn-helix domain-containing protein, which yields MSEARSSTSAPTVLRMILGRRLQDMRLGAGASLEDAAKALRVKTLTIRRLEKAEVALKPLYVEKLLETFGADRQEIDEFVDLAERANEPGWWHSYRDAVPSWFTAYVSLETDAKTLRTYEPQYVTGLLQTPDYARAVLRGGLPNGSEEELARRVELRLRRQSLLEGEDAPTLWVVMEEAVLHRTVGSPDVMREQIERLLEVSELEHISIDIVPFAAGAHVGACAPFTYFRFEEPELPDIVYSELLSASVYLDQRADVVAHLEAHSRMALLTSSEDSRALLNRMRKEYS from the coding sequence GTGAGTGAGGCCCGTTCCAGCACCAGCGCACCGACAGTCCTGCGCATGATCCTCGGCCGTCGGCTGCAGGACATGCGGCTCGGCGCCGGTGCCTCGCTGGAGGACGCGGCAAAAGCACTGCGCGTGAAGACCCTGACGATCCGCCGGCTGGAAAAGGCCGAGGTCGCGCTGAAGCCTCTCTACGTGGAGAAGCTCCTGGAGACCTTCGGCGCGGACCGCCAGGAGATCGACGAGTTCGTCGACCTGGCCGAGCGGGCCAACGAGCCCGGCTGGTGGCACTCCTATCGTGACGCCGTCCCCAGCTGGTTCACCGCCTACGTCAGCCTGGAGACCGACGCCAAGACCCTGCGCACCTATGAACCCCAGTACGTCACCGGCCTTCTGCAGACTCCCGACTACGCCCGCGCCGTGCTGCGCGGCGGGTTGCCGAACGGCAGCGAGGAGGAGCTCGCGCGCCGCGTGGAGCTGCGGCTGCGCCGCCAGAGCCTGCTGGAGGGGGAGGACGCCCCCACGTTGTGGGTGGTCATGGAGGAAGCCGTCCTGCACCGGACGGTGGGCAGCCCTGACGTGATGCGGGAGCAGATCGAGCGGCTCCTGGAGGTGTCCGAGCTCGAGCACATCAGCATCGACATCGTCCCGTTCGCCGCTGGTGCCCATGTCGGGGCGTGCGCCCCCTTCACCTATTTCCGGTTCGAGGAACCCGAGCTGCCGGACATCGTCTACAGCGAACTCCTGTCCGCCTCCGTCTATCTGGACCAGCGCGCGGACGTCGTCGCGCATCTCGAGGCGCATTCCCGAATGGCGTTGCTGACGTCGTCGGAGGACAGCAGGGCGCTCTTGAACCGCATGCGCAAGGAGTACTCATGA
- a CDS encoding DUF397 domain-containing protein translates to MTIINEGVYNGMPAHNLGEHGWERPWSGPNGGQCVEAKQLADGRVAVRQSTDPAGPALIYTPEEIAAFVRGVKEGLADHLAAG, encoded by the coding sequence ATGACGATCATCAACGAGGGCGTGTACAACGGGATGCCGGCCCACAATCTCGGGGAGCACGGCTGGGAGCGCCCGTGGAGCGGGCCGAACGGCGGTCAGTGCGTGGAGGCGAAGCAGCTCGCCGACGGCCGCGTGGCCGTACGGCAGTCGACCGACCCGGCCGGGCCGGCGCTGATCTACACGCCGGAGGAGATCGCCGCGTTCGTCCGCGGGGTCAAAGAGGGCCTGGCCGATCACTTGGCCGCCGGGTGA